The genomic region GCGGCTGCTTACCGCCTCCGGCCCGGCCGCTTGAAAGCGCCCGGGGGCCCCGGAGCGTTGAGAGATGCTTTGTCCTTCGTAAACGAAGGCGGAAGAAAGCACCGATGAGGCTTCCACAAGCAAAAGCCGGATGAAGCTTTGAGAAGACATTGTGCCTGTAGCGAGGGCGGAATAAGGCAACAGCCCGGGTACCACGCTCCGCCATCTCTTAACCATCTCTTCCTTTATACCTGTTTTCCGGCAACGGCCGGAAAACAGGCGGCCTGCGTGAGCGGGTCCGGCAGGACACGCTCACACTGAGGAAGCAGCCCATGCGCGGCAAGTCGGGACTTTCCGCATCCGGCAGCAACACGGTACGGCAGAGCTTTCCGCGCCCTGCCCTTCCGACAAGGCCCCGGACGGGTTCTTTCCCATAAAAAGCAACGAAACGACAAAAATCCGGCGGAAAGGCTTCCCCTCCGGCAACGGGAACGACCGGCAGCGAGTCGAAGGAAAACCTGCGTGCCGGGAAAGCCTTCGCCCTGCCTGCCATGGGGGTTCGGGGGAGATTATCTCCCCCGAAAAACGCTTTCTTTTCCCGTCCTCCCCCGCTGTCCGGCTACGCGCAGGCGCAGGCGCATCCCCCAAAAAGCTCTTCCGAAGCCTTTTCCGGGGTTACGGGACAGCGCCGCCTTGTTCTTCCGGTCCTTCCTCCGGGATTCGTATCGGCGTGTTCCGCCTTGCGGGCATTTGCGGCGCGGCATCTTGCTCCGCGGGACAAAGGCCGTTATGTTGGCGGAGGCGCTCCGGCACAGAGAAGCGGGGCACGGGTTCACGTTCTTCCGGGGGCACGTCCTCCGCACAGGGGGATGGGCATGGATGATTCGAACCGCCGTCAGCAGACGGTGCTTATTTACCTTCTGGCTTTTGTCTGCGCCATCGGCAACCCTGTGGTACTGCCGAGTCTGCCCTTCATCATGCGGGATTTCGGGCTTTCTCCGCTGGAGATGGGGCTCATCATTTCGGTGTTCGCCCTGCCGGGCATAGCGGTGATTCCGCTGTACGGGGTATTGAGCGACCGCATCGGCCGCAGGCCCCTGCTTCTGGCCGGGCTTACGCTGTGCGGCGCGGGTTCGCTGCTGTGCTACACGGCTCCGGGCTTTTCCTGGCTGCTTGCGGGGCGCGCGCTTCAGGGGCTGTCGCTCACCCCGCTGGAAGCCATGTGCAACACGCTCATCAGCGACCTTTACGAAGGCGAGGAGCGGATGCGCTTCGTGACCAAGGCCACGGCCATGCAGTATTTCAGCATTGCGGTCACGCCGCTCATGGTTTCCTGGCTGCTCAGCATGGGAAGCTGGAGACTCAGCCTGCTGGCCGCGGCGGCGCTCTGCTTCGGCGCGCTCCTCTTCTGCCTGCCCATCCGTCTGCCGTACCGGCCTTCCCGTTCCGTAAGCTTCGGGCTGTACGCCTCGCACATCAAAACCATTCTCGCCTCGCCGCGCGTGCTTTCGCTCTTTTCCGTGCGCTTCGGCGCAGCGCTTATTCTGTTCGGCGCCATTTACCCGCATATTTCCCTGCTGGCGGAAGAAAAGCTGCTTCTGCCGCCGCAGCAGGGTTCCCTGCTCTTTGCCGTGTACGCGGCGGGCATGTTCCTGGGCGCGCTGTTCTCCCCCATGGCCATGCGCAGCCTGCCGCCGAGGCTCGTCGGCTTTCTCGGAGGGGCGCAGGTGGCAGTTTCCATGCTGCTGCTCCTGTTCTGCTCCACCGTATGGCAGGCCCTGCCCGGCCTGCTCTTCGTGGGGACGGGCGCAGGTATGCTCAACGCCTGCTGCGCGGGCCACGTTTCCCTTTCTTCCACGCCCGATACCCGCGGCTCCATCATGTCCGCCTATTCCACCATTTTCCGCATAGGCCAGTTCTGCGCGCCGCTGCTCTTCGGCCTGTTCTATCAGCAGTGGAGCTTCTCCGGCGTGTTCGGCGCAGGTTTCTTCTTCGCACTCGCCGTCACCCTCGCCGCCGCGCTTTCCTTCGCCTATGCCCATAGGCTGGAACATTCCCATACCGATATATGAGCGCAGCCGGGGATATTTTCCTTTACGCCTTTGCGCCTTTGCGCCTTCGCCCGCGTAACACAAAGGCCCGTCTGCGCTGGACACGCTGTACTGGCTGCGGGGCTTGCACGCTTCGGGCCTTGCTTACGGCGGAAGTGAATTCCGCCTGTGACATTGCCTTCGCCCGAGCTGCGCAAAAGCCCGTCTGTTCTGGACACACTGTACGGACTGCAGGGCTTGCACGGAGGCGGTTACGCTTAACGCCGCAAGTAAATTGCGGCTGCTTACCGCCCCCGGCCCGGCCGCCTGAATGCTGGCCGGGGGCCCCGGAGCGTTGAGACAAGGTCTGTCCTTCGTAAACAAAGGCGGAAGAAAACATCAGAGATACGGCGCTCTTTGCTATACTCCCCTTGCATGGCGTTACCAGAAAACCGGCCGGTAAACATGCTAAAACAGCGCGTGAAAAAGCGTCGTCTCTGAAAGCGAGGGCAGAATAAGGAACAGCCCGGGTACAACGCTCCGCCATCTCTTACCCGTCCCTTCCTTTATACCTGTTTTCCGGCAACGGCCGGAAAACAGGCGGCCTGCGTGAGCGGGTCCGGCAGGACACGCTCACACTGAGGAAGCAGCCCACGCGCGGCAAGTCGGGACTTTCCGCATCCGGCAGCAAGACGGTACGGCAGAGCTTTCCGCGCCCTGCCCTTCCGACAAGGGCCCCGGACGGGTTCTTTCCCATAAAAAGCAACGAAACGACAAAAATCCGGCGGAAAGGCTTCCCCTCCGGCAACGGGAAGCTCCGGCAGCGAGCCGAAGGAAAACCTGCGTGCCGGGAAAGCCTTCGTCCTGCCTGACATGGGGGTTCGGGGGAGATTATCTCCCCCGAAAAACGCTTTCTTCTCCCCTCCTCCCCCGCTGTCCGGCTACGCGCAGGAGCATCCCCCAAAGCTCTTCCGAAGGCGCTTCACGCTCTTGCAGCATGCCGAAGAAGCCGGGAGCTTACCGCCTCCGGCCTTTTTTGTTCCGCGCCTGACTTCGTGCCTTTGCCCTCCATCCCACGGCATGCACAGAAACTTCCGACACGGCGCGACGACGGCGGCGCGGCGCGGCTATTTTTTCTTTGCCTTGTCCGCGGGTTCCGGGGGGAAGAGAATGTTGTAGACGGCGCGGGTCACGGGGCCTGCCACGGCGCCGCCGCCACCGCCGTGTTCAATCATGGTAACGACAACGACGCGCTTTCCGTCCTTTTCGCCCCAGGAGCCTATCCAGGCATGGTCGCGCTGGCGGAATTCCATTTCCGCGCTTTTGAGGCGGCGGTTGCCGTCCATCTTGATTTTCACCACCTGCGCGGTGCCGGTTTTGCCGCCGATTTTCATATCGGAGCGCTTGAGCACCTTGGCGGTGGCGCCCTGGGCCTCCACGGTCTGCACCATGGCGTTTTTTATCCATGCGCGGTGAGCGTCGGAAATGGGGCTGCGGCCCGTCACCTCGCGCGGGGCGTCGGCAATGAGCTGGGGCTTGAGCAGGTAGCCGCCGTTGATGAGGGAAGAAAGGAACACGGCCGTCTGGAGCGGAGTAACGAGCACATGGCCCTGCCCGATGGAGGCGTTGACGGTATCGCCCTGCTGCCACGCCTCGCCGAAGCGGCGCTTCTTCCATGCGCGGGAAGGGACGAGGCCCGTGGTTTCATAGGGCAGGTCTATGCCGGTTTCGCGGCCGTAGCCGCAGGCGCGGGCAAAGGCCTCCATATTGTTGATGCCCAGCTTCACGGCCATGCTGTAGAAGTACACGTCGCAGGAATAGATGAGGGAATGCTCCATATCCACAGAGCCGTGGCCGCCTGCCCTCCAGCAGCGGAAGGTATGGTTGCCGAGCTTGAAATGCCCGGGGCAGAACACCTTTTCCTGCGGGGAAATGCCGTGTTCAAGGAGCATGCCCACCATCATGAGCTTCCACACCGAGCCTGCGGGGTAGGCGCTCTGTATGGCGCGGTTCTGCAGCGGGTAGCGCGGGTCGCTGCGCAGGGCGTTCCAGTCTCTGACGGAAAGGCCGCCGATGAAGATATTGTTGTCGTAGGCGGGCCGCGTGACCAGGGCAAGGAGCCTGCCGGAATCGGGGTCCATGACCACGACGCTGCCGGGGTAGTCGCCCATGGCCTCCATGACGGCGTGCTGCAGGCGCGAGTCGATGGACAAGGTCACGTTCTGGCCCATGTGCGGGGATTCGATGAGCGTGCGGCTCAGGGGACGGCCGAGCACGTCCACTTCCAGCCGGTACAGGCCCTTCTGCCCGCGCAGGCGGCGTTCGAGCACGCTTTCGAGGCCCTGACGGCCCACCATGTCGCCCAGGGAGAGGTCGGGGTCTTCGGCCAGTTCCTTTTCGCTGGCTTCGGCCACATAGCCGAGAATATGGGAAAAGGCCTCGCCTTCGGGGTAGTAGCGCCGCGAATGGGTCACCACGCGCAGGCCCGGCCATTTGTAGAGTTCCGCCTCGATGGGGGCCACCTGCTCGAAGGGCATGTCGGTAAGCAGGAGAATGGGGTCGAAACTGCGGCCCTTGCTCCTGTCCTGCTCGTAGCGGGCCTGAAGGCGTTCCAGCGGAACGCCCGTCCACGCGCTCACCTGAGCGAGGGCGGCGGGGATGTCGGGGCAGTATTCGCGCACCAGAGAAAGCCCGTAGGCCGTGCGGTTCTCGGCCACGAGTTCGCCGGAGGCATCGTAGATTTCGCCGCGCGGGGCGAAGATGCGTTCGTCGCGCAGGCGGTTTTCCTGCGCCATGCGCACATAGTCGGCCCCGCGGTGTATCTGCAGGTACCAGAACCGCGCGCAAAAGAGCGCGAACAGCAGCACGATGCAGCACTGCAGAAGCAGAAGTCCGCTTCGCGGCGGCTGATATTCATCGTTGCTGGTTTCTATCTTCATGGAGCGCCCTCTTGCGCAGCGTTGCGGCCACAAGCCACACCCACGGGGTGAACAGTGCCTGGAAGAGGCATTCGTCGAACAGCAGGGAAGGTTCCCACGGAATGTCCTGCAGCGTGGTCAGCAGCGCGAAAATGACATAGTGCACACAGGAAAGCAGTATGCCGAAAAGGGTGACGAAAAGAAAGCCCGTGCCCTGCAGCAGCCCGCAGCCCACATGAAAGGCGATGGCCGCCAGCGCATACCACAAAAGCGTGCCGCCGAAGGCCATGCTGCCCATGCCCTCCTGAAGAAGCACGAAGCACGCGCCCACGGCAAGAATCTGCGCATAGCGCCGCTCCTGAAGGGCAAGAATGAAGCCGGGCAGAAGAAAATCCAGCCCGGGCATGAGCGCCTGAAGCGTGATGCCCGCAAAGGCATAGCAGAGCCACCAGCCGGCATTGATCCAGCTCATCGCCCGGCCTCCGCCTCCGGCGCGGGTTCTTCCGGCTTTTCCAGAAGAGGCGTGCGGCGGGTGTACACGGCGTCGCTTTCCGGGGTGATGAAATCGGCGGGACGCTGCAGAAGGAACACTTCCTCCAGACTGTGGAAGTCCACCAGAGGTTCGGCCTGAATTTCCAGCACCGACGCGCCGGAACGCGAGGCCCCGCCCGTGGATATGGCCGTTACGCGGGCCACGGGTATGCCCTTGGGGAAGCAGGAATCCACGCCCGAGGTGACGAGCAGCTCGCCCACGCGCACCGGGGCGTTCTGCCGCACGAAGCGCAACTCCAGCGGAAGGCCCGGCCCGCCCCCGGCAAGGATGCCCTGCACCCTGCCCTCGGAGGTGACGACGGCCACGCGCGAACCGGTATCGGTGAGCAGAAGCGCCACGGAAGTGCTCGGCCCAGCCTTGAGCACGCGGCCCACCACGCCTTCCCATGAGGTGACGGGCGTGCCCGGGGATGCGCCGTTCATGTAGCCGCTGGAGAGCATGACCGTGGAAAGGGCCGCGTTGGGGCCCATGCGCCAGGCGAGCACGCGGCTTGCGCGGGCCTGCCAGGAAGCGGGGTATTCCAGGTGCATGAGGCGGCGCAGCCTCTCAAGCTCCGCCATGCCCTCGCGCGTGTCGGCAAGGCGCTGTTCCAGAATACGCATGCGTTCCTTCAGCGCCTTGTTCTCTTCGCGCACGTCGCGCAGATCCACATAGTCGCGCCATGCGCCGAGCACCATGTCTTCCACGCTGGCGAAACCGCGCATGATGCCGCCCGTGAATTCCAGCCCCACGGCGGCGCACAGCCTGTCCCACTGGCCGGTGCGCTGATTCCAGGTATAAATGCCCAGAAACAGCAGCAGCGTGCAGATGATGAGTAGGATGATGCGGCGGGGCAGCAAGGCGGAACCTCCCCGGAGGAAAAAAAGGGCGTTGATCCGGCAACGTCATGCCGGGCAGAAGCGGCGGCGGGAACGAAAAAAGGAACGCGGGCGGATGCCCCCATGCCCCCGCCGGGCACGGCGGAAAAAGACTTCTCCGCCCGGAAGAAAAAAAACGGGCCGGAAAACGGCGCGGAAAAGGCGCGCCCTGCCTGTGCAGCCGGGGCAGGCACGTTGCCCGTGCCTTTGCCTGCTCCTTCCGGGAAAAGACCGGAAAGGAGCGGACAAAACGCAAAGAGCCCCGGCGTACCGGGGCCGCAGCGCTAGTCGATGCACACCTCGCGCATGGTGCGCATGTTGTCGAGAGCAATGCCCGTACCCATGACCACGGTGGCGAGCGGATCGTCCACGCTGAAGATGGGCAGGGAGGTATCTTCCCTCAGAAGCTGGTCGAGGCCGCGCAGCAGCGCGCCGCCGCCGGTGAGCACGATGCCGCGCTCCACCACGTCGGCCGCCAGTTCCGGCGGGGTCTGTTCCAGGGCCTGACGCACGGCCTGAACAATGGCGTCCACCTGTTCGGCAATGGCCTTGCGCACTTCTTCGGAAGTGATGATGATGGTCTGCGGAATGCCGGTGACGAGGTCGCGGCCCTTGACCTCGATTTCCTTCTCTTCCTCCATGGGATAGGCGGAAGCGATCTGAATCTTGATTTCTTCGGCCGTGGATTCACCGATGAGCATGTTGTACTTGCGCTTGACGTGGCGCAGAATGGCTTCGTCCATCTTGTCGCCGCCCACGCGCACGGAACGGGAATACACAATGCCCGAAAGGGAGATGACGGCCACTTCCGTGGTGCCGCCGCCGATGTCCACCACCATGTTGGCGGTAGGTTCCTGAATGGGGAGGTTCGCGCCGATGGCCGCGGCCATGGGTTCCTCGATAAGGAAGACCTCGCGCGCGCCCGCGCTCAGAGCCGATTCCTTGACGGCGCGCTTTTCCACCTGCGTGATGCCCGTGGGCACGCAGATCATGATGCGCGGACGCACCAGACGGCGCTGATTGTGCACCTTGGAAATGAAGTAGCGCAGCATGGCTTCCGTCACTTCGAAGTCGGCAATGACGCCGTCCTTCATGGGACGGATGGCGCGGATGTTGCCCGGGGCGCGGCCGAGCATGCGCTTGGCTTCCGAGCCGACGGCGAGCACCTGATTGTTGCCGCGATTGTCCTTCTTCACCGCGACCACGGAGGGTTCGCGCAGAACAATGCCCTGCCCCTTGACATACACGCAGGTGTTCGCGGTACCAAGGTCGATGGCAAGGTCGTTGGAAAAAACGCCGAGTATGATATCAAAAATCTTGGCCATGGAATGTTCCGGTAGAGGGAGTGAATGGGTGGTTCTAGGCATAGAAAAGGCGGCCTGTCAATACGACGCGGCCCAGCCCCGTGGCCTGCACAGGAACCGGAAGGGAAAAAGTTTCCCCCGCGAGGGGCCTCTTGTCAATCCTTTTTTCCGCATTCCGACCAGCGTTTTTTTCCGCTCCTTCCGCAGGGAACGGCAGAGGCCCCTTCCCCCGGCTCCGCCGCTGCAACAGACCGCAACTCAAGGATGCCCCATGAACAGAAACAACGCCCCGCGCTACTTTTCCCTCGATGAACGGCTGCGCGCCGTGTTCGGCGAAAAGGTGCGGAAAATTCCCCTCGACGCGGGTTCCACCTGCCCCAACCGCGACGGCACGCTTTCCACCGGCGGCTGCGCCTTCTGCAACGCCGACGGCTCCGGCACGGGGCGCGCATCCCTCGGCCTGCGCGGCCAGTGGGACTACTGGCGCGAACGATTCTCCCATTCCCGCTCCGGCGCAGACTGCCGCGTCTTTCTCGGCTACCTGCAGTCGTTCACCAATACCTACGGCCCAGCCTCGCGCCTCGCCTCGCTGCTGAACGAACTTTCCGCCCTGCCCGGCATTGCCGGAGCGTGCGTGGGCACGCGCCCCGACTGCGTGGACGAGGAAAAGCTCGCCCTCATGGCCGCCCTGCCCTTCAGGGAATTCTGGCTGGAAATAGGCGCGCAGAGCTGCCGCGACGCCACGCTCGAACGCATCAACCGCGGCCATACCGTTGCCGATTCCGAACGCGCCGTGCGCCTTGCCGCCTCCTTCGGCGTGAACGTGTGCCTCCACCTCATGGCAGGTCTGCCCGGAGAAAGGGAGGAGGACTTCCTCGAAACCGTGCAGTGGGCCGCCTCCCTGCCGGTTCAGGGCGTCAAGCTCCACAACCTCTATATTCCCAGAGGAACCGCCGTGGAAAAAGAGTGGAAGGAAGGACGCCTCGTTCCTCTGGAACAGGAACAGTACGCCGCCCTCGCCGCCAGAGCCCTTACCTTCCTGCCTTCCGCCGTGGTCATGCACCGCATCTGCGCCGACCCCGCCCCCGGCGAACTCGCCGCACCCTCCTGGGCCGTGGACAAGGGCGGCACCCTCCACCTCATCCGCTCCATCCTCGAATACAACGACTGGTGGCAGGGCAAAGCCTGCGACGCCCCGGAAAAGAACCCCTTTGCCTGAAAAAGAAAGGAAAGGCTGAAAAGGCAGGCGCGGCAAAGCCCCGCACCCCCGCAAAGGCACCGGGGCTCCGCCCCGGCCCCCGCCGGGGGAGATAATCTCCCCCGAACCCCCGTATCCGGCAGGGCGGAAGGCGGCGGGACTGCCGGAGCCCTCCTTCGACTCACGGCCGTGACGGATGCATGTCGGGCAGGAAGGCGCAGGCCGGAGAGGCATAAACGAAAAGGTCTGTCGTACCCGCAGGGCCGCAGGGCGCGGAAAGGCTTTTCCCGTCACGTTCCTGCCCCGTACTCCGTGCAGGTGTGCGCTGCCGCGCCCACCTGCGGCGGCCGACTGTTTTCCGGCCTGCGCCGGAAAACAGTGCCAGAGGAAGAGATTCCACGATGGGAGCGTTGTGCTTGAAGCGGGAGCGGAATAAAGCCATGCCCCCGGCACAACGTTCCCCTGCTCCTGCAATCCCTTCCTTTGACACGACGGCCCGGCAACGCCGGGACGGAGTCGGCCTGCGTGAGCGGGTCCGAAGGACACGCTCACACGGAGCTTGCAGCCGAAACGCCGTACGCCGGAACTTTCCGCGACCGGGGTCATGCGGTGCGGCAACGCTTTCCCCTCCCTGCCCCGCTTTCCGGCGGAAAGACGGACTCCGGGGGTAAGGTACCCAATCATGCAACGAGCCGCGAAACGGCGGAAAACCGGAAGGAACGCTGCTCCCGCCTTCAGAGCGCGACGAAAAAACGGCCGGGAGTCGAAGGAAAAAATTCGCGCCGGGAAGGCCTTCGCCCTGCCCATTGAGGGGGCCCGGGGGGAATCATTCCCCCCGGAACATGCCTTCCACGGGGCCGGGGCGCAGCCCCGCCCGCCTTTTCTGCCTTTCCTGCCTTCTTTCTCTCTCCCTCTTTTTCCCGCTTCCGTTTCGGCCGCGACTTACGCCTGTTCCTGTGTTTTTCCGGCCCCGGGTTCAACCTGAGGGAGAGGGGGAGCGTTTTTTGCGCGTTCGGGGGTAAACTGCGGCAGGCGGGAGAGGGCCTCGCACTGGAGCTGACGGAGCCTTTTGCCGGAGGCTTCGCCCTTGTTGCGCCAGGCTTCGGGCAGGCGGACGGCGCGGATGGCGTCGAGGTCGCGGGAGGCCATGGGTTCCCAGTTCCAGCCGCCGTCGGCTCCGGCGAGCACCCAGAAATCGTGGAAGATGCGGGTCTCCTGCAGTTTGCAGAGCATGTCGCGGCGGGTACCGGCGCGAAGGGTTCCGTACATGCCGCCCTTCATGTGCAAAATGGTACCGGCCACACCGGCGCGGGCGTAGCGGGAGGAGAGGCGCAGGCGGGAAGCGAGGCTGCGGGCGAGTTCCGCGCCTTTCAGCTCGTGGCCGTAGTGATGGGGCAGGATGGAGGCGTCGGTTCGGATTTTGCCGAGGTCGTGGCACAGGGCCATCCATGCGGCAAGGGGGTGGCCGGCGCAGCGGTCCACGACTTCGAGGGTATGGTCGAGCACGGAATTGTCGTGCCAGGGGCGGGGGCCTGCGGGGATATCGGCGGCGGGGGCAAGTTCGCGGAACCAGGGGGAGAGGCACTCCGCCTCGCGCAGCACGAGGAAGAAGCGCGAGGGCGCAGGGGAGGAAAGCGCGCGCAGCACTTCGCGCCCCACCCTTTCGGCAGGCAGGGCGGCCAGATCTTCGGGGTTTTCGCGGGCAAAGGCGCGCATGGCCTCAAGGGTGGAAGGTTCTACGGAGAAACCGGGAAGCGTTGCGGCAAAGCGCGCCACGCGGAACACGCGGAGCGGGTCGCGGGCAAGGGCGTCCGTCGAGGCGAGGCGGAGGGTTTTGCGCTCAAGGTCTTCGAGAAAAAGGGGATGGGCGACAAGGCGGCCTTCGGCATCGAAGGCGGCGGCGTTCACGGTAAGGTCGCGGGTGAACATGTCCTGTTCCGGCCCGCCTTCCAGCGCGGTGAATTCGTCCGGCCCCACCAGCCAGATGGAAAGGTTTCCTCCGGCCTTGCGCGCCCCGGGGAAGCGCTGTAGAAAAGATTCCGCACTCCCGGAAAAGGAAATGTCCACATCGTGCACCTTTCTGCCGAGAAGAAGGTCGCGCACCGCGCCGCCCACCACATACCACTGCGTCATTCGCGTCATCCATGGCCGCCGCAGCCTGCGCGGCAGGCGGGGCTTCCCCAAGGGAGAAAAGTGAAGGGAGCCGCGCACTCCCCGCCCCGAAGGGGGCCGAATCCATCCTGCGGGCACCGCCCGCCGTGCGGCCGGTCCGCCGCAATCCCGGCAGGGAAAGCGCCGTGCCGGAATCTTCCCTGAAGGAAGAAAAAACTGCTTCTGAGGACAGCCCATGAACGAACCTTCCGTCGTCCGCCTGCTTTACAGGGGCCTGCCTCCCGCCGGAAACGGCGGCGAGCCTTCCGCCCTGCCCTTTTCCCCGGAAGAGGCAGCCGCCTCCCCCCTTGCCCTGCCGGAAAGCTCCGCTCCCTGGAAGGAGGGCGGATGCGGCGCGATTTCGTGGCTGGAAAAAGCCGAACCCGGACTGCCCGGGCCACTATACATCACGGGGGCGGCCACCTCAACCCTTGATGCGGCGCGCGTGCTGCTCGAGGCCGGGGCGTTCCCGGAATGGGCCTCGCTGCTTTCCCTCTGCCAGAGCGCGGGCCGGGGCCAGATGCGCCGCAACTGGAGCTCGCCTTCCGGCAATCTCTACTCCGCCCTGCGCCTGCCTTCGGACGGGCCCTTTGCCGGCTTTGCCGCCGCGCCCGCCTGCGGCGCGCTGGTGGCCGAGGCCCTGTGCGGGGAAGGCTGCCCCGTCATGCTCAAGTGGCCCAACGACATTCTTCAGGCCGCGCCCTCGTTCCGGCCCGGCGTCATGCCCGGAAGGGAAGACTGCCGCAAGGTGGGCGGCATGCTCATCGAAGAACGTCACGGGGCGCTCATTGCGGGCATAGGGCTGAATGCCGTATCCTGTCCGNAAAAGTTGAAAAGCGGCGGGGAATGACTATAGTTAAAAGGCACAAGATTATCTGAGGCCGCAGCCCTGCATGGGAAGCGCGGCCCCGCCCTCAACCCCTTTTCAGGAGACACGCATGATACACCCCGGCTGGGGCTTCGCCTCGGAAGACGACAGCTTCCCCCGCAAATGCGCCGAATCGGGCATCACCTTCATCGGTTCCACCTGCGAATCCATGAACCTTCTGGGCAACAAGGTGCAGGCGAGAAACCTCGCCATGAAGATCGGCGTGCCCGTGGTTCCCGGCTCCGACGGCGCGGTGGATATCGAGGGAGCGCGCAAGATCATCAAGAAAATCGGCCTGCCCGTCATGCTCAAGGCCGAAGGCGGGGGCGGCGGCCGCGGCATTTTCGTCATCCGCACCATGCAGGAGCTGGAAGACGCCTTCGTGAAGGCCTCCACCATGGCGGAAGCCTCCTTCGGCAATCCGCGCCTCTTCGTGGAACGCTACCTTGAACATGTGCGCCACATCGAAATTCAGGTCATCGCCGACCAGTACGGCAACGTGTTCGCCTTCGACGAACGCGACTGCACGGTGCAGCGCAACCATCAGAAGCTTGTGGAAATCACGCCTTCCCCCTGGCCGGGCATGACCGAACAGCTGCGCGAACAGCTCAAGGACTACGCCCGCCGTCTGGTCAAGGCCGTGAACTACTACTCCGTGGCCACGGTGGAATTCCTCGTCACGCAGGACGGCACGCCCTACATGATCGAAGTGAACACCCGCCTGCAGGTGGAACACGGCATCACCGAAAGCCGCTACGGCATCGACCTCGTGGGCGCGCAGATCGCCATCGCCTTCGGCGCGAAGCTCCCCTTCGACGAAGAGAACACCAGGCCGCAGAACTGGGCCATGCAGGTACGCATCAACTGCGAAGACCCGCAGAACAACTTCACGCCCAACTGCGGCCGCGTGGTGCGCTATGAATCGCCCGGCGGCCCCGGCATCCGCCTCGACTCCAACCTCTGCTCGGGCTACGACTTCCCCTCCAACTACGATTCCGCGGGCGCGCTGCTCATCGCCTTCGGCAGAAGCTGGGAACGCATCCTGAGCGTGATGGACAGAGCGCTGGAAGAATACACCATCTCCGGCATCAAGACCACCATTCCCTTCTACCGCCACATCCTGCAGAACGAACAGTTCCGTTCCGCCGTGTTCGACACGAACTTCGTGGCCAACACGCCCGAGCTGTTCGACTATCAGGACATCGCTCCCGAAGGGGAACGTCTGAGCCATCTGGTGGCCGAAATCTCCGCCCGGGGCTACAACCCCTTCGTGCAGCTCGGCCAGTACCGTTCCGTGGATACGCCGCGCCTGCCCGCCTTCGAGCCCGCGCTGCCGCATATCTCCGGCGCGGACCGCTACGCCCCGAGCCCCTACCCCCACGAACGCGATCAGCTGCTGGAATTTCTGCGTGATTCCAAGGCGGTGCACTTCACCGACACCACCACCCGCGACATGACGCAGTCCAACACCGGCAACCGCTTCCGCCTTGCCGAAGACGCGCTCATCGGGCCGTATCTCGATTCGTGCAACTTCTTCTCTCTGGAAAACGGCGGCGGCGCCCACTTCCATGTGGCCATGATGGCCAACATGACCTACCCCTTCACCGAGGCGCAGGCCTGGAATCAGTTCGCCCCCAAAACGCTCAAGCAGCTTCTCGTGCGTTCCACCAACGTGCTCGGCTACACCCCGCAGCCGCGCAACATCATGAACATCACGGGCGAAATGATCTGCGACAACTACCAGATCATCCGCTGCTTCGACTTCTTGAACGACATGCGCAACATGCGCCCCATCGCCGAAGTGGTGCTCTCCCGCAACGACGTGGTCTTCGAACCCGCCCTGTCCATTTCCGTGGCCAAGGGCTTCGACGTGGACCACTACCTTGACGTGACGGCCGCCAC from Mailhella massiliensis harbors:
- a CDS encoding HD domain-containing protein gives rise to the protein MTQWYVVGGAVRDLLLGRKVHDVDISFSGSAESFLQRFPGARKAGGNLSIWLVGPDEFTALEGGPEQDMFTRDLTVNAAAFDAEGRLVAHPLFLEDLERKTLRLASTDALARDPLRVFRVARFAATLPGFSVEPSTLEAMRAFARENPEDLAALPAERVGREVLRALSSPAPSRFFLVLREAECLSPWFRELAPAADIPAGPRPWHDNSVLDHTLEVVDRCAGHPLAAWMALCHDLGKIRTDASILPHHYGHELKGAELARSLASRLRLSSRYARAGVAGTILHMKGGMYGTLRAGTRRDMLCKLQETRIFHDFWVLAGADGGWNWEPMASRDLDAIRAVRLPEAWRNKGEASGKRLRQLQCEALSRLPQFTPERAKNAPPLPQVEPGAGKTQEQA
- a CDS encoding pyruvate carboxylase is translated as MIHPGWGFASEDDSFPRKCAESGITFIGSTCESMNLLGNKVQARNLAMKIGVPVVPGSDGAVDIEGARKIIKKIGLPVMLKAEGGGGGRGIFVIRTMQELEDAFVKASTMAEASFGNPRLFVERYLEHVRHIEIQVIADQYGNVFAFDERDCTVQRNHQKLVEITPSPWPGMTEQLREQLKDYARRLVKAVNYYSVATVEFLVTQDGTPYMIEVNTRLQVEHGITESRYGIDLVGAQIAIAFGAKLPFDEENTRPQNWAMQVRINCEDPQNNFTPNCGRVVRYESPGGPGIRLDSNLCSGYDFPSNYDSAGALLIAFGRSWERILSVMDRALEEYTISGIKTTIPFYRHILQNEQFRSAVFDTNFVANTPELFDYQDIAPEGERLSHLVAEISARGYNPFVQLGQYRSVDTPRLPAFEPALPHISGADRYAPSPYPHERDQLLEFLRDSKAVHFTDTTTRDMTQSNTGNRFRLAEDALIGPYLDSCNFFSLENGGGAHFHVAMMANMTYPFTEAQAWNQFAPKTLKQLLVRSTNVLGYTPQPRNIMNITGEMICDNYQIIRCFDFLNDMRNMRPIAEVVLSRNDVVFEPALSISVAKGFDVDHYLDVTAATLDMVGQIAGCNQKDASRMIILGLKDMAGICSPSFIASLTTAIRKRWPDLVLHYHRHATDGLFIPAVGAAAKAGVQIVDTGLGASVRTYGQGDILATVAYMEGELGLKTMVNKDMIAQANFVLKQIMPFYDRYCSPYFQGTDYNAVHHCMPGGATSSSQEGAMKQGYIQLLPYMLRFLAAIRQIVRYHDVTPGSQITWNTSFLAVTNAFKRSGEKGVQELIRVAELAAATPEDQVDDILREQRLDIYRDCNDAFRNLLLGKFGRLPLGFPEDWVYESAFGSASYRSALASRTEDSPLEHLKDVNIDAEARACADIIKRTPNDEELVMYLNHPGDAVKTMQFVKKYGDPNRLPLHVWFEGLKQGQELQFTDSSGKPHKMTIFRVSPVSDHGTVSVRYSFDSIIISHEVKVAEGRMAAADTTMADEDNIYHISAPSNGDLWVVYVKPGDIVKAGDELFNISIMKQEKAVLAPTDGIVKRVLKTADYQTTRKMIPVREGELIVELGPCPTVCPNPECGKPLPSAAMKFCPWCGSAVSQEEQN